Proteins found in one Scardovia inopinata JCM 12537 genomic segment:
- the fni gene encoding type 2 isopentenyl-diphosphate Delta-isomerase encodes MEHIRSTSAEGGVLPQSLKVHVPGKLYLMGEYAVVEGYPAIVMPVDRYVTVSIHARPSVTEDSLLIGSTLFPQEEREILFTHLDSNLVNPEDPLKQILVSALLTLRYASECGVPLRSCSLVIDSQLDDATTGRKFGLGSSGASMVAVVRALLDFFLVPEPTNVSRETLVYKLACFALTVVGDNGSGGDIAACAWGRPLYYIRPQREWLLNRVRDLTREERLADTEQLAHNERLNQVNQLDSLCQVKSLRSCETKISLSALVAADWPGLVIDPCQISPDISFIIGWTGSPASSDKLVSAMAEYKAQNPKDFKSYCRRTEEIVNTFRQICSTHAQAACSLISQAEQAMEDLSCKVSAPIETPKLHRLVEIAASCGFVGKISGAGGGDCGFAAGTNGSAYKITRLKALWQEEGIIPVDFNFLLNSESHEGEAGENRTESIPSALSKPNSSLIDDRNLIASRKEDHVRLARAQQARAQQRNLGEEYQGRVYDELDSCEFIHTSLPEISIDQVDISTDLAGIRQNKPFFINAMTGGTELTNEINMKLAQVAGRTGTLMALGSMSILVKKPQVRDLYRRLKQENPQVSFIANLGAEHSPESALAVVEAVDAQALQIHINPAQEIVMPEGSRDFRGWVDNITNIAIAMRERSIPVIAKEVGFGMSRQTAQILKEAGITYIDVAGKGGTNFITIENARLREKQGRSSGQTEPRLGISDFSYLKSWGISTLRSLIEVRGVEGIVPIASGGVRNPLDAIKYLALGARTIGLSGIFLDSVMTRGIEGTVDLVETWQDHIQRIFTLLGVRTIQELQEKSRMVFPASLIEYCRQRGLTLPDSSN; translated from the coding sequence GTGGAGCATATTCGATCAACAAGCGCAGAAGGCGGGGTTCTTCCCCAGAGTCTGAAAGTTCATGTGCCAGGCAAGCTTTACCTTATGGGGGAGTACGCTGTTGTTGAAGGATATCCGGCAATAGTAATGCCGGTGGATCGGTATGTGACTGTTAGTATTCATGCCAGGCCTTCTGTTACTGAAGACTCTTTGCTTATCGGCTCGACGCTCTTTCCGCAGGAAGAAAGAGAGATTCTTTTTACTCACCTTGACAGCAACCTCGTTAATCCGGAGGATCCTCTCAAACAGATTCTGGTATCTGCCCTCCTTACCCTCAGGTATGCCAGCGAGTGCGGAGTACCTTTGCGGTCCTGCTCCCTGGTGATCGATTCCCAGCTGGACGATGCGACGACAGGACGGAAATTTGGATTGGGATCATCCGGAGCTTCCATGGTTGCTGTTGTCCGGGCTCTGCTGGATTTTTTTCTGGTCCCGGAGCCTACCAATGTTTCACGTGAAACCCTGGTCTACAAACTGGCTTGCTTTGCTCTGACAGTGGTGGGAGACAATGGATCTGGGGGAGATATTGCTGCTTGCGCTTGGGGCCGCCCCCTTTATTACATAAGGCCTCAGCGGGAGTGGCTCTTAAACCGGGTGCGGGATCTGACTCGTGAGGAGCGGCTGGCCGATACCGAGCAGCTAGCCCATAACGAACGGCTGAATCAGGTGAATCAGCTGGATTCGCTGTGTCAAGTGAAGAGCTTGCGGTCATGCGAGACGAAGATAAGCCTATCCGCCTTGGTAGCTGCTGACTGGCCAGGTTTGGTTATCGATCCCTGTCAGATTTCTCCTGATATCAGCTTTATTATTGGATGGACTGGGTCTCCCGCATCTTCTGATAAGTTGGTTTCTGCTATGGCAGAATACAAGGCTCAGAATCCGAAGGATTTCAAGAGTTATTGCAGACGAACCGAAGAGATTGTCAATACTTTTCGGCAGATCTGTTCTACACATGCTCAGGCTGCATGTTCTCTTATTTCCCAGGCTGAGCAGGCTATGGAAGATTTGTCTTGCAAGGTTTCGGCTCCCATTGAAACACCGAAATTACATCGTTTGGTAGAAATAGCTGCCTCCTGCGGTTTTGTTGGGAAAATTTCAGGAGCTGGAGGTGGGGACTGCGGCTTTGCCGCGGGTACGAATGGCAGCGCCTATAAAATCACCAGACTTAAAGCACTGTGGCAGGAGGAAGGTATTATTCCCGTGGACTTCAATTTTTTGCTCAATTCTGAATCTCACGAAGGCGAGGCAGGGGAGAACAGGACAGAGAGTATTCCCTCTGCACTCAGTAAGCCCAACTCGTCCCTGATAGATGATCGCAACCTTATCGCTTCCCGCAAGGAAGACCATGTGCGTCTGGCTAGGGCTCAGCAGGCTAGGGCTCAGCAGAGGAATCTGGGTGAGGAATATCAAGGTAGAGTTTATGATGAGTTGGACTCCTGCGAATTTATTCATACCAGTCTTCCCGAAATCAGTATAGATCAGGTTGATATCAGCACTGACCTTGCTGGTATTCGCCAAAATAAGCCCTTCTTTATTAACGCTATGACCGGTGGAACGGAGTTGACCAATGAGATAAACATGAAGCTGGCTCAGGTTGCTGGTAGAACCGGGACTCTTATGGCCCTGGGATCCATGAGTATTTTGGTCAAGAAGCCGCAGGTCAGAGATCTGTACCGCAGACTGAAGCAGGAAAATCCGCAGGTTAGCTTTATTGCCAACCTGGGAGCTGAACATTCGCCTGAATCTGCCCTGGCTGTGGTGGAGGCTGTTGACGCTCAGGCTTTGCAAATACACATTAATCCAGCTCAGGAAATAGTGATGCCTGAGGGATCACGGGACTTTCGGGGGTGGGTCGACAATATCACAAATATTGCAATTGCAATGAGAGAACGGTCCATACCGGTTATTGCCAAGGAAGTCGGTTTTGGTATGAGCAGGCAAACAGCTCAGATTTTGAAAGAAGCTGGAATAACCTATATAGATGTGGCAGGCAAGGGAGGGACTAACTTTATTACCATTGAAAATGCTCGTCTGCGCGAGAAACAGGGTCGATCCAGTGGCCAGACGGAGCCGCGGCTTGGTATTTCGGATTTTTCCTACCTGAAAAGCTGGGGAATTTCCACCCTGCGCTCGCTGATAGAAGTCAGGGGGGTTGAAGGTATTGTTCCTATAGCTTCCGGAGGGGTGCGCAATCCATTAGACGCAATAAAATACCTGGCCCTGGGAGCCCGGACTATTGGCCTGTCAGGAATCTTCCTTGATTCTGTTATGACTCGGGGGATTGAAGGAACAGTTGACCTGGTGGAAACATGGCAGGATCATATTCAGCGGATTTTTACCCTGTTGGGCGTGCGCACTATCCAGGAGTTGCAGGAGAAGAGCAGGATGGTCTTCCCAGCCTCTTTAATTGAGTATTGTCGGCAGCGGGGTCTCACCCTTCCGGATAGTTCTAATTAG
- a CDS encoding ABC transporter ATP-binding protein — translation MAEVELGHVSFSYGSTRALKDITLSFDSGLYGLLGPNGAGKTTLMNLLTTLARPSEGSLIIHGYNAKVRSNVSHIRSAVGYLPQSFELMNASSIIRNVSYAAWAHGFSLTEAARAANLVIHDLDLDDYTHTPVRKLSGGTRQRVGIACAMVTQPDLLVLDEPTVGLEPIQRIQIRKLLDTYAQKHTVILSTHLVDDLAAMADQVIVLSKGRILLKGTMDDLAFLGDSDDKLSTIWESGYKNLLTTHGTPAGEPASQATDAKKD, via the coding sequence ATGGCTGAGGTAGAGCTGGGCCATGTGAGTTTTTCTTACGGCAGCACTCGAGCGCTAAAAGATATTACTCTTTCTTTTGATTCTGGTTTATACGGACTTCTCGGACCTAACGGAGCCGGTAAAACAACGCTAATGAATCTTTTGACAACCTTGGCAAGACCAAGCGAGGGCTCACTTATAATCCATGGGTATAATGCAAAAGTCCGCAGCAATGTATCACACATTCGTTCTGCTGTTGGATATCTTCCTCAGAGTTTTGAGCTTATGAACGCTTCCAGTATCATCCGTAACGTTTCCTATGCTGCCTGGGCTCACGGGTTTTCCCTAACTGAGGCCGCTAGGGCTGCGAACCTGGTAATTCATGATCTGGATCTTGATGACTACACACATACCCCTGTTCGCAAACTTTCCGGCGGAACAAGACAGCGGGTAGGTATAGCCTGCGCTATGGTAACTCAGCCAGATTTGCTGGTCCTCGATGAACCAACAGTTGGTCTTGAGCCCATTCAGCGCATACAAATCCGAAAGCTTCTTGATACATACGCACAAAAACACACAGTTATTCTTAGTACTCACTTAGTTGATGACCTGGCCGCGATGGCTGATCAGGTCATAGTCCTCAGTAAAGGGAGAATTCTGCTGAAAGGGACAATGGATGATCTGGCCTTTTTAGGAGATTCTGATGACAAGCTGAGCACGATTTGGGAATCAGGATATAAAAATCTTCTAACCACTCATGGAACACCGGCTGGTGAACCAGCCAGCCAAGCAACAGATGCTAAGAAAGACTGA
- the mvaD gene encoding diphosphomevalonate decarboxylase, whose translation MVQAAAARAHTNIALIKYWGKRDDKLILPTSTSLSLTLDSFYTDTHVSPARGEDDQLILNGQVGGLQETSRVHDFINLFRDEARKKDYSGQETALCAAPIRVDSFNHVPTAAGLASSSSAFAALAWALRDYFGLADSMDDRILSTFARQGSGSATRSIFGGLVEWLYGSDSSDSYAYQIDDGNWDLGMIVVALSTEHKKISSRKGMKHTVDTSAFYPLWRQASEKDLAQAEAGIRNHDLDQLGRAMEANVMKFHATMFAADPPITYLTSRSWEVIEYVWDLRERGISCYFTMDAGPNVKILCHKSQATTLAEDLRTAFPDALVWQAAAGSGPSNIEKGEWDKMYGES comes from the coding sequence ATGGTCCAGGCTGCTGCCGCTCGGGCACATACCAATATTGCCCTTATCAAGTATTGGGGTAAAAGGGATGACAAGCTGATTTTACCTACCAGCACCAGTTTGTCGTTGACTTTGGATTCTTTTTATACCGATACTCATGTGTCGCCGGCCAGGGGAGAGGACGATCAGCTGATCCTCAATGGTCAGGTGGGGGGACTGCAAGAAACCAGCCGGGTTCATGATTTCATCAACCTTTTTCGGGATGAGGCCAGAAAGAAAGATTATTCTGGCCAGGAAACTGCTTTATGTGCTGCGCCGATAAGAGTTGACAGCTTTAATCATGTTCCCACAGCAGCTGGTTTGGCTTCATCTTCCTCAGCCTTTGCCGCCCTCGCCTGGGCCCTGCGGGATTATTTTGGACTAGCTGACTCTATGGATGATCGTATCTTGTCTACTTTTGCCCGCCAGGGATCGGGGTCGGCTACTCGCAGTATTTTTGGCGGTCTGGTTGAGTGGCTGTATGGTTCCGACAGCAGCGACTCTTACGCCTATCAGATAGATGATGGCAACTGGGACTTGGGCATGATCGTTGTTGCTCTGAGCACTGAACACAAAAAGATCAGCAGCCGGAAGGGGATGAAGCATACAGTTGATACTTCTGCCTTTTACCCTTTGTGGCGACAGGCATCGGAAAAAGATTTAGCGCAGGCGGAGGCTGGAATCCGCAATCATGATCTGGATCAGCTTGGCCGGGCTATGGAAGCCAATGTGATGAAATTCCACGCCACCATGTTTGCGGCGGACCCCCCTATCACCTATCTGACTTCCCGCAGCTGGGAAGTCATTGAATATGTGTGGGATCTGCGTGAACGGGGTATTTCCTGCTATTTCACCATGGATGCTGGTCCCAACGTCAAAATTCTCTGTCATAAAAGCCAGGCAACTACTCTGGCAGAAGACCTGCGGACAGCTTTCCCTGACGCGTTGGTCTGGCAGGCTGCTGCCGGCAGCGGACCGAGCAATATAGAAAAAGGCGAGTGGGATAAGATGTATGGAGAATCATAG
- the mvk gene encoding mevalonate kinase has product MSKDKINPGKQASRRGKYTGQAHGKIILIGEHSVVHFKPAIALPLMSTCMEAAVEANGSLSSAPNFSIDCKYFSGNLADAPGNLSNVKSLVAILSQQLCRPQGLGGFNIDISSSIPQERGMGSSAAVAVALIRAIADYAGVVLADQEIFDYTQISENIAHGNASGLDSIATAHDKAVWFERGQELKVFDCQCPGTLLVADTGVKGGTRQAVDDVRALLYSQERGLARKAAEDIDRLGQLTEEAAQALSGGYMRKLGYILDEAQDTLSALTVSSPELDRLIDAARQAGALGAKLTGGGRGGCMIALVPDDDPGSTLLSVVENALRAAGARRTWRLPLHG; this is encoded by the coding sequence ATGAGTAAGGACAAGATAAACCCAGGGAAGCAGGCGAGCAGGAGGGGCAAATACACAGGGCAGGCACATGGCAAAATCATTCTTATTGGGGAACATTCTGTTGTTCATTTCAAGCCTGCAATTGCCTTACCTTTAATGTCCACCTGCATGGAGGCAGCCGTGGAAGCGAATGGGTCCCTGTCATCAGCCCCGAATTTTTCCATCGACTGCAAATACTTTTCAGGTAATCTGGCAGATGCACCTGGCAATTTGTCTAATGTGAAATCTCTGGTGGCTATTTTGTCTCAGCAGCTTTGTCGTCCTCAAGGCTTGGGAGGCTTCAATATTGACATTAGCTCCTCTATTCCCCAAGAACGTGGTATGGGGTCGTCAGCTGCTGTTGCTGTGGCTCTTATACGGGCTATAGCTGACTATGCCGGAGTAGTTCTGGCCGATCAGGAAATATTTGATTATACGCAAATAAGTGAAAATATTGCACACGGCAATGCGTCAGGTCTTGACAGTATTGCTACTGCTCATGATAAGGCAGTCTGGTTTGAGCGTGGGCAGGAATTAAAAGTTTTCGACTGCCAATGCCCTGGAACCCTCCTTGTTGCAGATACTGGTGTTAAGGGAGGAACTCGTCAGGCGGTTGATGATGTGCGAGCATTGCTGTACAGTCAGGAACGGGGTTTGGCTAGGAAAGCTGCTGAAGATATTGACCGCCTGGGTCAGCTGACTGAGGAGGCTGCTCAGGCATTGTCCGGGGGATATATGAGGAAGTTGGGGTATATTTTGGATGAAGCACAGGATACTCTGTCTGCCCTTACTGTTTCCAGTCCGGAACTTGACAGATTGATTGATGCGGCTAGACAAGCGGGGGCGCTGGGGGCCAAACTGACGGGCGGCGGCCGTGGGGGGTGCATGATTGCTTTGGTTCCCGACGATGATCCGGGTTCAACCCTTTTAAGTGTGGTAGAGAATGCGTTGAGGGCAGCAGGAGCTCGGAGAACTTGGCGGCTTCCTCTGCATGGATAG
- a CDS encoding aggregation-promoting factor C-terminal-like domain-containing protein encodes MTRRWTPQRFIKHRRLRLILCSAFIAIASIITFCAVSIKTVTLSYNGKISTIHTAAVSVQGMLKEKGIKTKTHDFITTKDGNLLHNGSVVTIRTAYQTTLTIDGKVVNFWTYATSADQILNFFRQNEKNAVKVSVDINNIYNKLTGGIIINSSGPVYLLADGKKIKVPKANTTAAAILDANSIQLGKNDRVNVIRSKSETILRVQRVSYTSSTKQVTLPYATVRVKDPTRMAGTEYVSQKGSKGLEEQTYRNLVVDGRTESTALVRQTVIRYAVNEVVMVGTKKKAEPVSKPTAPNTKSKKTSNKSKATPSSSPSSPVNTRPSPSTSSSSSSSASSSPSSTPSSSSSASSSPSSSASAQEEARKKQEAQNQKEAARREAARKEEARREEARRKAQAAALAKAQAQAEAAARRKAAAAAAAAKAQQARAQQEASSTWHATPAQAQVYGQAAAAQYGWTGSQWQAVVWLFNKESNWRWDAANPSGAYGIPQALPGSKMASSGSDWHDNAATQINWGLGYISGRYGTPLKAKAYHLSHNWY; translated from the coding sequence ATGACACGTCGGTGGACACCGCAGCGATTCATTAAGCATCGCCGACTCCGTCTTATCCTTTGCTCTGCTTTTATAGCTATTGCCAGTATTATCACCTTCTGCGCTGTCTCTATTAAAACTGTGACCCTGTCTTACAATGGAAAAATTTCTACCATTCATACAGCTGCTGTTTCCGTTCAGGGAATGCTGAAGGAAAAGGGAATTAAAACTAAAACTCACGATTTTATTACCACAAAAGACGGTAACCTTCTGCATAACGGATCAGTCGTTACCATTAGAACTGCTTATCAAACTACCCTCACTATTGATGGCAAGGTGGTCAACTTCTGGACTTATGCTACCAGCGCTGATCAGATTCTTAATTTCTTCAGACAGAATGAGAAAAATGCTGTTAAAGTTTCGGTAGACATAAATAATATCTACAACAAACTTACTGGCGGAATTATTATTAATTCTTCAGGCCCTGTTTATCTGCTGGCAGATGGTAAAAAGATCAAGGTTCCCAAGGCAAACACCACAGCAGCAGCAATCCTTGATGCCAATAGCATTCAGCTGGGGAAAAATGACCGGGTCAATGTTATTCGGAGTAAGTCCGAAACTATCCTGCGTGTTCAGAGGGTTTCTTACACCAGCTCAACCAAGCAGGTTACCCTGCCTTATGCAACCGTTAGGGTTAAAGACCCTACCAGAATGGCGGGCACTGAATATGTCTCACAGAAAGGAAGCAAGGGCCTGGAAGAACAGACTTACAGAAATCTGGTAGTAGACGGGAGAACAGAAAGCACCGCCCTGGTCAGGCAAACTGTTATTCGATACGCTGTCAATGAAGTAGTCATGGTGGGCACTAAGAAAAAGGCAGAACCGGTCTCCAAGCCTACCGCTCCCAATACCAAGAGCAAGAAAACCAGTAATAAGAGCAAGGCAACACCCTCTTCTTCCCCTTCTTCACCAGTAAATACGCGGCCATCACCTTCGACGTCTTCTTCGTCCTCATCCTCTGCCTCCTCCTCTCCGTCTTCCACGCCCTCCTCCTCATCTTCAGCGTCCTCCTCTCCATCATCCTCTGCTTCTGCTCAGGAAGAAGCCCGCAAAAAGCAAGAGGCTCAAAATCAAAAAGAAGCTGCGCGAAGAGAGGCTGCCCGCAAAGAAGAGGCACGCAGGGAAGAAGCTCGCAGGAAAGCCCAGGCTGCTGCCCTGGCTAAAGCACAAGCACAGGCGGAGGCAGCGGCCCGTCGAAAGGCAGCAGCAGCTGCAGCAGCAGCTAAGGCTCAGCAGGCTCGAGCCCAACAAGAGGCCAGTTCCACCTGGCATGCCACACCCGCCCAGGCGCAGGTTTACGGACAAGCGGCAGCGGCCCAATATGGCTGGACCGGAAGCCAATGGCAGGCTGTAGTCTGGCTTTTTAACAAGGAATCTAACTGGAGATGGGATGCAGCAAATCCTTCAGGAGCTTACGGAATTCCTCAAGCCCTGCCCGGAAGCAAGATGGCTTCATCCGGATCTGACTGGCACGATAATGCAGCCACTCAAATAAACTGGGGACTGGGCTATATTTCTGGCAGATATGGAACACCCTTAAAAGCCAAGGCTTACCATCTTTCTCATAATTGGTATTAA
- the rsmA gene encoding 16S rRNA (adenine(1518)-N(6)/adenine(1519)-N(6))-dimethyltransferase RsmA: MRNTADSVSSAASDSHFSAVLSDSSPESSQPALSSESASCLLGAADIRRLASEINTKPTKKFGQNFVIDPGTVRKIASLATGGKPRTIIEVGPGLGSLTLALLETGSTVVSIEIDSLLAQKIPSTVHEFMPRADSHFHLVAKDALEFTPSDLEQALGGGKVSHLTLAANLPYNLAVPIILSLLDRFPTLDSFVVMVQKEVAERLTAGPGSKIYGVPSVKLAWYGQAKLAGTISRTVFWPAPHVDSALVQFRRTGQRDQSLKKLTFSLIDSAFSQRRKTLKAALKKPLRSLCPVSPETASKAKPLSNSSPTLYSDLFNNSGIDPSRRGETLSVDDFVRLAQSISAICSEDPQQIEATNHAAVPSVYYDENTSSRRAA, from the coding sequence ATGCGTAATACAGCTGATTCAGTTTCTTCTGCAGCCTCTGACTCGCATTTTTCCGCTGTACTTAGTGATTCCTCTCCAGAATCGTCCCAGCCGGCATTATCATCGGAGTCTGCTTCCTGTCTGCTCGGCGCGGCTGATATTCGCCGCTTGGCCTCAGAAATTAACACAAAACCAACTAAAAAATTTGGACAAAATTTTGTGATCGATCCCGGAACTGTTCGTAAAATAGCATCCCTGGCAACAGGTGGCAAACCACGAACAATTATTGAAGTAGGCCCGGGTCTGGGCTCGCTGACACTGGCCCTCCTTGAAACTGGTTCTACCGTGGTCAGCATAGAAATAGATTCACTATTGGCACAGAAAATACCCTCCACGGTTCACGAATTCATGCCGCGGGCAGACAGCCACTTTCACCTGGTAGCCAAAGACGCCCTGGAATTTACGCCCTCCGATCTGGAACAGGCACTGGGGGGCGGCAAGGTTTCTCACCTAACTCTGGCAGCCAATCTTCCTTATAATCTGGCGGTTCCCATTATTCTTTCCTTATTAGATCGCTTCCCTACACTGGACTCTTTTGTGGTTATGGTCCAGAAAGAAGTTGCCGAACGGCTTACCGCAGGCCCGGGATCAAAAATCTACGGGGTCCCTTCAGTCAAGCTGGCCTGGTACGGCCAAGCAAAACTGGCAGGAACCATCAGCCGGACCGTTTTCTGGCCTGCCCCTCATGTGGATTCGGCCCTAGTCCAGTTTCGCAGAACCGGTCAGCGTGACCAATCCCTGAAAAAGCTCACCTTTAGTCTCATCGACAGTGCCTTTAGCCAGCGCCGCAAAACTCTGAAGGCAGCCCTAAAAAAGCCTCTGCGATCGTTGTGCCCCGTAAGCCCTGAAACAGCAAGCAAGGCTAAGCCCCTTTCGAATTCCAGCCCTACCCTATATTCTGATCTCTTTAACAATAGTGGGATCGATCCCAGCCGCAGGGGGGAGACCCTGTCTGTTGATGATTTTGTTCGTCTTGCACAGTCAATCAGTGCGATCTGCTCAGAAGACCCACAGCAGATTGAAGCCACCAATCATGCTGCTGTGCCTAGCGTCTATTATGATGAGAATACAAGTTCCAGGAGGGCTGCCTAG
- a CDS encoding LytR C-terminal domain-containing protein, with protein sequence MPNSTTREEREARVQYLRDRHKIVISTAIIVIILATVISIPLALGWIAAPKKDSSGSQANNYGVQTACLVKDQDSPVSPSDINLRVLNGTTHAGLATAVSSEFTNRGFSVQGAGDWNSSSATKLSIIYFGRKTIAAAYTLRAQFPKNVLLKMDDRTDKLIDVVIGSDFQNLENTDKVSLKLGKKLTSAEGCIDAAKMTKLPKAQEHTEVK encoded by the coding sequence GTGCCAAATTCCACAACCCGCGAAGAACGTGAAGCTCGCGTTCAGTATTTGCGCGATCGCCATAAGATTGTGATTTCAACCGCCATTATTGTTATCATTCTGGCAACGGTAATCTCAATTCCCTTAGCCTTAGGCTGGATTGCTGCTCCCAAAAAAGACAGTTCCGGCTCTCAGGCAAATAATTATGGGGTCCAGACTGCCTGCCTGGTCAAAGATCAGGATTCACCAGTCAGCCCCAGCGACATTAACCTGCGGGTCCTGAATGGAACTACCCATGCCGGTCTGGCAACAGCCGTATCGAGCGAATTTACCAACCGAGGATTCTCCGTTCAGGGAGCCGGGGACTGGAATTCATCCTCCGCCACCAAGCTATCCATTATTTATTTTGGTAGAAAAACCATTGCTGCTGCATACACCCTGCGTGCTCAGTTCCCTAAGAATGTGCTCCTGAAAATGGACGACAGAACTGACAAGCTTATTGACGTAGTCATAGGATCTGACTTCCAAAATCTGGAAAACACCGACAAGGTGTCTCTTAAGCTGGGGAAAAAACTCACCTCTGCCGAGGGCTGTATTGACGCAGCCAAAATGACCAAGCTGCCCAAGGCCCAGGAACATACTGAGGTCAAGTAA
- a CDS encoding CCA tRNA nucleotidyltransferase has translation MVQWDKSLVPPVAVELGHIFAEHGYELALVGGPVRDMILGRSAHDLDFCTSATPDQFEPLLKAWGDGFWDMGRKFGTLGTMKRLPQGEEVSIEITTYRTDAYQPNSRKPQVDYGSSLQGDLSRRDFTINSMAVRLPSLDFVDPFGGMDDLSKRLLRTPVAAEQSFSDDPLRMMRAVRFVAQLDFRIALDTAEALSSMVDRIQIVSAERVRDELTKLLLSQHPRKGLESLVESGLADYVVPELPALHMDRDPNHHHKDVFDHTMKVLERAIALETSPDGPVPAPDLVLRLAALMHDIGKPRTRRFEPGGKVSFYHHDLVGAKMTRKRLTSLRFDKHVVEDVSSLVELHLRFHGYVDEPWSDAAVRRYVKDSGHLYHRLNRLTRADATTQNRQKSLMFEQAMDELESRVNELKKKEDFEAIRPDLNGDQIMKILGLAPGPQVGHAYKHMLDFRLDNGPVDQDEAVAELQKWWRSQGK, from the coding sequence ATGGTTCAATGGGATAAGTCTTTGGTTCCTCCAGTAGCTGTTGAGCTGGGCCACATTTTTGCTGAGCACGGATACGAACTTGCCTTGGTTGGAGGGCCGGTCAGGGATATGATTCTCGGCCGTTCTGCTCATGATTTGGATTTTTGCACTTCTGCCACTCCTGACCAGTTTGAGCCTCTGCTGAAGGCCTGGGGAGACGGCTTTTGGGACATGGGCCGCAAATTTGGCACTCTGGGTACTATGAAGCGTCTTCCTCAGGGAGAAGAGGTTTCCATAGAAATCACTACATACAGGACTGATGCTTACCAACCAAATTCCCGTAAACCTCAGGTTGATTATGGGAGCAGCCTTCAGGGAGATCTTTCCCGACGGGATTTTACCATTAATTCCATGGCTGTTCGTCTTCCCAGCCTGGACTTTGTTGATCCCTTTGGAGGGATGGATGACTTAAGTAAACGACTGCTGCGGACTCCGGTAGCTGCTGAGCAGTCTTTCAGTGACGATCCCCTGCGGATGATGAGAGCAGTTAGGTTTGTTGCCCAACTGGACTTTAGGATAGCTCTGGATACGGCTGAAGCCTTGTCTTCTATGGTCGACAGGATTCAGATTGTCTCAGCAGAGCGGGTCAGGGATGAGCTGACCAAGCTCCTTCTCAGCCAGCATCCCAGGAAAGGGCTGGAAAGTCTGGTCGAATCTGGGCTAGCTGATTATGTCGTCCCTGAGCTTCCGGCGCTTCACATGGATCGTGACCCCAACCATCACCACAAAGATGTTTTTGATCACACTATGAAGGTGCTGGAGAGGGCCATTGCACTGGAAACTTCCCCTGACGGCCCAGTTCCTGCCCCTGATTTAGTTCTAAGACTGGCTGCCCTCATGCATGACATTGGCAAACCCCGAACCCGGCGATTTGAACCCGGTGGAAAAGTCAGTTTTTACCACCATGATCTTGTGGGGGCTAAAATGACCAGGAAAAGGTTGACAAGCCTGCGTTTTGATAAGCATGTGGTGGAAGATGTATCTTCTCTGGTGGAGCTCCACTTGCGCTTCCACGGGTATGTGGATGAACCCTGGTCTGATGCCGCGGTCCGGCGCTATGTCAAGGATTCAGGGCATCTGTACCATCGCCTGAACCGTTTGACCCGGGCTGACGCCACTACACAAAACCGGCAGAAATCTTTGATGTTTGAGCAGGCAATGGATGAGCTGGAAAGCCGGGTTAACGAGTTGAAGAAAAAGGAAGATTTTGAGGCCATCCGTCCCGATTTAAATGGAGACCAGATCATGAAAATTTTGGGTCTTGCCCCTGGCCCCCAGGTAGGCCATGCTTATAAGCATATGCTTGATTTCCGTTTGGATAATGGTCCTGTTGATCAGGATGAGGCAGTAGCTGAGCTGCAAAAATGGTGGCGAAGCCAAGGCAAGTAA